One region of Priestia megaterium genomic DNA includes:
- a CDS encoding DUF2663 family protein, with product MLENKLIDFESDETLQYILASVIKRKETVNKLKAKEKRWKLLFLASLTAVISYFFFIFQSGFFTTFSEFFSFLLGNIGHLMFLLLTVSLYFYTVQLQKKSEKAEKTFQDLRCEIIKRSKELWATPETWENRKETFRWMQSTYGINLYHENK from the coding sequence ATGTTGGAAAACAAGTTGATAGACTTTGAAAGCGATGAAACACTTCAATATATATTAGCGAGCGTTATCAAAAGAAAAGAGACGGTTAATAAGCTGAAAGCTAAAGAGAAAAGATGGAAGCTTTTGTTTTTAGCCAGCTTAACGGCTGTTATTAGCTACTTTTTTTTCATATTTCAAAGCGGTTTTTTTACGACGTTTAGCGAATTTTTCTCATTTTTGTTAGGTAACATAGGGCATTTGATGTTTCTATTGCTCACCGTCTCCCTTTATTTTTATACTGTACAGCTGCAGAAAAAAAGCGAGAAAGCGGAAAAGACTTTTCAAGACTTGCGCTGTGAGATTATTAAAAGAAGCAAAGAGCTATGGGCGACGCCTGAAACATGGGAGAACCGAAAAGAAACGTTCCGCTGGATGCAGTCCACTTATGGAATTAATTTATATCATGAAAATAAATAG
- a CDS encoding RecQ family ATP-dependent DNA helicase, with the protein MKIEQLLQKQFGYSQFRLGQKEIIQDILTGHNVLAVLPTGTGKSLCYQLPAYVLNRPVLIVSPLISLMEDQVQQLKASGEKRVIALNSFLQQEEKRRALKDLAFYRFIYASPEILQNAVVVEALKQAKVGLFVVDEAHCISQWGHDFRLDYLQLGDIWKELGSPLCLALTGTATKEVVEDIKRYLSLPAVNEHIYSMNRSNIAMKVDFVASIEEKKEKLLMYVSELQSPGIIYCSSRSWTEALTQLLKENGIQRVQYYHGGMEPSERMLVQQQFLENQLDIICCTSAFGMGVNKSNVRFVIHFHTPTQLEAYVQEIGRSGRDQQNSIAILLYAEGDDDFAHSLLEIELPSSDIILYCLSYLRNHDQAIPLKQVESHFLHTVGIQETHWRFIRYYLYRENVVENEHVEPRKIPESLHETIVAAVNKRLRNKHDKYRAMKEFIEAKECRRQVLLGYFNELGKSELQNCCDCCGLDLEAYKKTNGEQEQWTFQGWELELARLLRQGEI; encoded by the coding sequence GTGAAGATAGAACAACTTCTACAGAAACAATTTGGCTATAGCCAATTTCGACTAGGACAAAAAGAGATTATTCAAGATATTTTAACAGGTCATAATGTGTTAGCGGTTCTTCCTACAGGAACAGGGAAATCATTGTGCTATCAGCTCCCCGCTTATGTGTTGAACCGACCGGTGCTGATTGTATCTCCTTTAATTTCACTGATGGAAGATCAAGTTCAACAACTAAAGGCAAGTGGAGAAAAGAGAGTTATTGCCTTAAATAGTTTCCTACAACAAGAAGAAAAAAGACGGGCGCTAAAAGATTTAGCTTTTTATCGTTTTATTTATGCATCTCCTGAAATTTTGCAAAACGCTGTTGTGGTAGAAGCATTAAAACAGGCAAAGGTAGGCCTTTTCGTTGTGGACGAGGCGCACTGTATTTCTCAGTGGGGACATGATTTCCGTTTGGATTATCTTCAGTTAGGAGATATATGGAAGGAACTTGGCAGTCCGCTATGTCTGGCACTAACAGGAACTGCGACTAAGGAAGTAGTGGAAGATATTAAGCGCTACTTATCGCTGCCTGCTGTCAACGAGCACATCTATTCCATGAATCGAAGTAATATTGCGATGAAAGTTGATTTTGTTGCAAGTATTGAAGAGAAAAAAGAGAAGTTGCTGATGTACGTTAGTGAACTGCAAAGTCCAGGAATTATCTATTGTTCCAGCCGATCTTGGACAGAAGCATTAACACAGCTTCTAAAGGAAAATGGGATACAGCGAGTGCAGTATTACCATGGGGGAATGGAACCGAGTGAAAGAATGCTTGTTCAACAGCAATTTTTAGAAAATCAGCTGGATATCATTTGCTGCACAAGTGCATTTGGAATGGGGGTTAATAAATCGAATGTTCGCTTTGTTATTCATTTTCATACACCTACGCAGCTAGAAGCATACGTACAGGAAATTGGAAGAAGTGGACGCGATCAGCAAAACAGTATTGCGATTTTGCTTTATGCTGAAGGAGACGATGATTTTGCTCATTCTTTACTTGAAATTGAGCTTCCTTCTTCAGATATCATCTTATACTGCCTGTCGTATTTACGAAATCATGATCAGGCCATTCCTTTAAAACAAGTAGAGTCTCATTTTCTTCATACAGTGGGTATTCAAGAAACACATTGGCGATTTATTCGTTATTATTTGTACAGAGAAAATGTAGTGGAAAATGAACATGTTGAACCTAGGAAAATCCCTGAATCGCTGCATGAAACGATTGTTGCAGCTGTAAATAAACGTCTTCGAAACAAACATGACAAGTACCGTGCGATGAAGGAATTTATTGAGGCAAAAGAATGCCGTCGTCAGGTGCTGCTTGGCTATTTCAATGAGCTGGGAAAATCAGAGCTTCAGAATTGTTGCGATTGCTGCGGATTGGATTTAGAAGCCTATAAAAAAACAAATGGTGAGCAAGAGCAATGGACATTTCAAGGCTGGGAATTAGAATTAGCTCGTTTGCTTCGTCAAGGAGAGATATAA
- a CDS encoding metallophosphoesterase: MVISLIILALGIGLLIFMFSEAHRTYVEERTIHLSKFPGNQQPLRLFFISDVHKRTVSSKLLEKIPGEVDFVIIGGDLLEGGVPLLRARQNIQKLKTLGPVYFVWGNNDYEVSQVQLKQMLKDEGVITLKNEHVSAVSKHGTTCNFAGVDDLSEGEMDLKRAVSSIEPDQLTILLSHNPDVIYYVDEESKVDLILSGHTHGGQIRLFNFGMYELGGLKEKRQIPLFVSNGYGTTSLPLRLQARAQTHYITLKRKE; this comes from the coding sequence ATGGTTATTTCTTTAATTATTTTAGCGTTAGGCATAGGCCTGCTGATTTTTATGTTTTCGGAAGCCCATCGTACATATGTAGAAGAAAGAACGATTCATTTATCAAAATTTCCCGGAAATCAGCAGCCTTTACGCCTGTTTTTTATATCGGATGTACATAAGCGAACAGTTTCGTCGAAGCTGTTGGAAAAAATACCTGGTGAAGTAGATTTTGTGATCATAGGCGGTGACTTACTAGAAGGAGGAGTACCTTTATTGCGTGCTCGTCAAAATATTCAAAAGCTTAAAACGCTTGGACCGGTCTATTTTGTATGGGGAAATAATGATTACGAAGTAAGTCAAGTGCAATTGAAGCAGATGCTTAAGGATGAGGGAGTTATTACCCTTAAAAACGAGCATGTCTCTGCAGTTTCTAAACATGGTACTACATGCAATTTTGCGGGAGTAGATGATTTATCCGAAGGTGAGATGGATCTAAAGCGAGCTGTTTCTTCCATTGAACCTGACCAGCTTACCATTCTTCTAAGCCACAATCCTGATGTTATCTATTATGTAGATGAAGAATCAAAAGTAGATTTAATTTTGAGCGGACATACACACGGAGGACAGATACGCTTATTTAATTTTGGTATGTATGAATTAGGAGGGCTGAAAGAGAAAAGACAGATTCCTCTTTTTGTTAGTAATGGATATGGTACAACCTCCCTGCCTCTCCGTTTACAAGCTAGAGCACAAACGCATTATATCACTTTAAAAAGGAAAGAATAG
- a CDS encoding ferredoxin: MPKYTIVDKDTCIACGACGAAAPDIYDYDDEGIAFVTLDDNQGVVEIPEDLEDDMMDAMEGCPTDSIRVADEKFEGDANKFE; this comes from the coding sequence ATGCCAAAATATACAATTGTTGATAAAGATACTTGCATCGCATGCGGCGCTTGCGGAGCAGCAGCACCAGACATTTATGATTATGATGATGAAGGTATTGCATTCGTAACATTAGATGATAACCAAGGTGTAGTAGAAATTCCAGAAGATCTAGAAGATGATATGATGGATGCAATGGAAGGCTGCCCTACGGATTCAATTCGCGTAGCGGATGAAAAATTCGAAGGCGATGCTAATAAATTCGAATAA
- a CDS encoding YpbB family protein: protein MNYIQVSILFCIKQLKGERTAYGIYHLLTGKKSAQTIQDGKIFGISFLFQSFLYLDKRSFETCVAYLKEQQYIEETENQKYVMTDKGRTRLEDELTARPFHPALDGWKFASSTQLFLARITLFIQTLSNLQYFQKGFLPISKNPEVIQWVKTYIMSQKQTRQELAAELFKELRTCLKDCRERDASLFVLQLTGYERVGFTKNQLAYQYELDEHYVHIQLLGVIHHIIEKVSQNNESFHVLSSFLHDLYLELPLTSSTLKTYSWLQKGKTLEEIAYIRRLKESTIEDHIAELALFVPSFSIDAYVSPKQQEEIISAFESLRTNKLKAIKEEVKDDVTYFQIRLVLAKHFT from the coding sequence TTGAATTATATTCAAGTTAGCATTTTATTTTGTATAAAACAGTTAAAAGGTGAGCGAACCGCCTATGGTATTTATCATTTATTAACAGGTAAAAAGTCAGCGCAAACAATTCAAGACGGAAAAATTTTTGGAATCTCTTTTCTTTTTCAGTCATTTCTTTACTTAGATAAACGGTCTTTTGAAACCTGCGTTGCATATTTAAAAGAACAGCAGTATATCGAAGAAACTGAAAATCAAAAGTATGTGATGACAGATAAGGGACGAACACGCCTTGAAGATGAACTGACGGCTCGGCCCTTTCATCCAGCTTTAGACGGATGGAAATTCGCAAGCAGTACTCAATTATTTTTAGCAAGAATCACTTTGTTCATTCAGACCTTATCCAACCTACAGTATTTTCAAAAAGGGTTTTTACCCATTTCCAAAAATCCTGAGGTCATTCAATGGGTCAAAACGTATATTATGTCTCAAAAGCAAACGCGTCAAGAGTTAGCCGCCGAGCTATTCAAAGAGCTCCGAACGTGCTTGAAAGATTGTAGGGAACGGGATGCGTCTCTTTTTGTTTTGCAACTGACTGGATACGAAAGAGTAGGCTTTACAAAAAATCAGTTAGCATATCAATATGAACTCGATGAGCATTATGTGCATATTCAACTTTTAGGGGTTATTCATCATATCATTGAAAAAGTGAGTCAAAATAATGAAAGCTTTCATGTACTTTCTTCTTTTTTGCATGATCTATATTTAGAATTGCCTTTGACAAGCTCGACGTTAAAAACGTATAGCTGGCTTCAAAAAGGAAAGACGCTTGAAGAAATTGCTTATATAAGGCGTTTAAAAGAAAGTACAATTGAAGATCATATTGCAGAATTAGCTCTGTTTGTTCCATCTTTTTCAATCGATGCATACGTATCGCCTAAGCAGCAGGAAGAAATTATCTCGGCTTTTGAAAGTTTGCGTACAAATAAATTAAAGGCGATAAAGGAAGAAGTAAAAGACGACGTTACCTATTTTCAGATTCGTCTCGTATTAGCAAAACATTTTACCTGA
- a CDS encoding MerR family transcriptional regulator produces MAHEGKYNIKAISNMVGIQPGTLRAWERRYQILNPVRNESGHRLYTEEDLRKLKWLTEKVSGGFTISQAVSLLETESSTVGAFEEEGEVDSPQKIRDELLTMLLSFEEGKAQDLINHAFSLYSVEKVVIDILGSLLVTVGDMWEKGQITSAHEHYTTQVLKTRISMIFYSLPSNGLLPKAIAVCGPSETHEVGLLVFTLFLRRKGFEVIYLGSSIEDKDVELIVKEVDPTFLFMSCTMMENAEKTLNLTNQMIKKFPHLKVGLGGYVFDGLDSKRKGEAQPFILGNTKEEWNSWLTKKLAEID; encoded by the coding sequence ATGGCTCACGAAGGGAAGTATAATATTAAAGCCATCTCAAATATGGTCGGGATCCAGCCGGGAACTTTGCGTGCATGGGAACGACGCTATCAAATTTTAAATCCTGTCCGCAATGAATCGGGGCATCGGTTATATACAGAGGAAGATTTGCGGAAATTAAAATGGCTCACGGAAAAAGTGAGCGGAGGTTTTACGATTAGTCAAGCGGTTTCGTTATTAGAAACGGAAAGTAGTACAGTAGGAGCGTTTGAAGAAGAAGGAGAAGTAGATTCCCCTCAGAAAATTAGGGATGAGCTGTTAACGATGCTTCTATCTTTTGAAGAAGGAAAAGCACAGGATTTAATTAATCATGCGTTTAGCCTGTATTCGGTAGAAAAAGTGGTTATTGATATTTTGGGTTCTCTACTCGTGACGGTTGGAGATATGTGGGAAAAAGGGCAAATCACAAGTGCTCATGAGCATTATACGACTCAAGTATTAAAAACGCGTATCAGCATGATTTTTTATTCGCTGCCTTCAAATGGCTTATTGCCTAAAGCGATTGCTGTATGTGGGCCTAGTGAGACACATGAAGTTGGACTTCTAGTCTTTACGCTATTTTTACGCCGTAAAGGGTTTGAGGTTATTTATTTAGGAAGCAGCATTGAAGATAAAGATGTTGAGCTAATTGTTAAAGAAGTAGACCCAACGTTTTTATTTATGTCATGCACAATGATGGAAAATGCCGAGAAAACACTGAATTTGACGAACCAAATGATAAAGAAATTCCCGCATCTTAAAGTAGGATTAGGCGGTTATGTGTTTGATGGTTTAGATAGCAAAAGAAAAGGCGAGGCTCAGCCGTTTATTTTAGGAAATACAAAAGAAGAGTGGAACAGCTGGCTAACAAAAAAATTAGCAGAAATTGATTGA
- a CDS encoding CPBP family intramembrane glutamic endopeptidase, with product MAKSQQELISSMTDAELVKNLYVTQLLICFIALGIGFFTFDSWHSFLQFFELDWASILLYGGGTALLVVGGDMLLMKCVPEHLYDDGGINERLFANRSIPHLALICLIVACSEEILFRGVIQVQFGLFWASIVFALVHIRYLKKWFLFISVVVLSFLIGLLFWWTENLYVTIFTHFLIDFLLGLQIRKSKGKSVQPEELMQ from the coding sequence ATGGCAAAGTCACAGCAAGAGCTTATTTCATCCATGACGGATGCAGAGCTGGTTAAAAATTTATATGTAACGCAGCTGCTCATCTGCTTTATTGCTTTAGGCATCGGTTTTTTCACATTTGATTCGTGGCATTCCTTTTTACAGTTTTTTGAGCTGGATTGGGCTTCTATTTTATTGTACGGGGGAGGTACAGCTCTCTTGGTAGTAGGAGGAGATATGCTTCTAATGAAGTGTGTACCCGAGCATTTATATGATGACGGAGGGATTAATGAACGTTTATTTGCTAATCGTTCCATTCCTCATCTAGCCCTTATTTGCCTAATCGTTGCATGTTCAGAAGAAATATTATTTCGAGGGGTTATACAAGTTCAGTTCGGCCTTTTTTGGGCGAGTATCGTATTTGCACTCGTTCACATTCGATATTTAAAAAAGTGGTTTCTTTTTATTTCGGTTGTGGTTTTAAGCTTTTTAATAGGGTTGCTGTTTTGGTGGACTGAAAATTTGTATGTCACGATTTTCACTCATTTTCTCATTGATTTTTTATTAGGCCTGCAGATACGAAAGTCAAAAGGGAAATCTGTACAGCCAGAAGAACTCATGCAGTAA